The following proteins come from a genomic window of Myroides odoratus DSM 2801:
- a CDS encoding ATP-binding protein: protein MSYSSKSALFFVSLLWCVLLFCTSNQLYGQEILTTYKEQYNKTVAGSPARFEVVGKYAQALFFQEKQQEATQLLKENILIAEKQGDKTNAAYLYAILAMNAQLNENTSEANKAIKKALDYAQQIENNEIKAYVNYCQGWIYVRDNQEAKAVQSLLTAISLYEKAPQSPTKLSRLSAAYKELTSIYASWDDYELQEKYSKLTLDIAIQQNNPNALFDAYMMMGYLYESEFSHNTNNIYARDLAENYYKKAIKTYENNREVIPFRSDLAFVANNLASLYLRAFPKQYNEQATYYANLALQQAQETHQINFQASSYGILAEIALQENKTKTATSYLLSALSAINSTHLPDKNTLLSIYESLAQLNETEENYLGALHFHKLYLQTYQSIYNQDKLEISRRLEAQYEKEQQKQQLLTLQLASEKKEQQIRLMKTLGLQQQQELENLKLSEENQRKKLEISQLETETHAQALKLSQLENDNKLLDIQHFKKTLSYQEKVNSYFLALALVFAILLFVLLYVYKQRTKSMNQQKELYNLALEKEKQHAKIATLTALLDGQEQERARLARDLHDGLGGLLSGTKIQLSTLHHKITDANKIEMTKSIEHLDNAVDELRRVAHNLMPDLLLKYGLEEALKEYANRMSTDQLDINVQFLGYTQTLEQDKQLLVYRIIQELVNNALKHANPQQIIIQLVENENSYMVTIEDDGCGFELTQAQQTQSAGLHNIQSRVQFLKGELHIHSELNLGTSIDFQFPKQ from the coding sequence ACAACAAAACAGTAGCAGGAAGTCCTGCGCGTTTTGAAGTTGTAGGAAAATACGCGCAAGCGCTCTTTTTTCAAGAGAAACAACAAGAAGCCACTCAATTATTAAAAGAGAACATTCTCATCGCCGAAAAGCAAGGAGACAAAACCAATGCGGCCTATCTCTATGCTATTTTGGCGATGAATGCTCAATTGAATGAAAATACCAGTGAGGCTAATAAAGCCATTAAAAAGGCCTTAGACTATGCCCAACAGATTGAAAATAATGAAATCAAGGCGTATGTCAACTATTGTCAAGGGTGGATTTATGTACGCGATAATCAAGAAGCCAAAGCAGTTCAATCCTTATTAACTGCTATTTCGCTCTATGAAAAAGCGCCACAATCGCCTACTAAATTAAGTCGTTTATCTGCTGCATATAAAGAGCTGACAAGCATATATGCTAGCTGGGATGATTATGAATTACAAGAGAAGTACAGCAAGCTTACGTTGGATATTGCCATCCAACAAAATAATCCCAACGCCCTTTTTGATGCGTACATGATGATGGGGTATTTGTACGAAAGTGAGTTTTCTCATAACACCAACAATATTTATGCGCGTGATTTAGCAGAAAACTACTACAAAAAGGCCATCAAAACCTATGAAAACAATCGAGAAGTTATTCCTTTTCGTTCGGATTTAGCTTTTGTAGCCAATAATTTAGCAAGTCTTTATTTGCGTGCCTTTCCCAAACAATACAACGAACAAGCCACCTATTATGCCAACCTCGCTTTACAACAAGCACAAGAAACACATCAGATAAACTTTCAAGCGTCGTCTTATGGGATTTTAGCTGAAATTGCCTTACAAGAAAATAAGACCAAAACAGCTACATCCTATTTGCTTTCTGCGTTATCGGCGATTAATAGCACGCATTTACCAGATAAAAACACCTTGCTTTCTATTTACGAAAGTTTGGCTCAACTCAACGAAACAGAAGAAAATTACCTAGGAGCACTTCACTTTCACAAGCTTTACCTGCAAACCTATCAATCCATTTACAACCAGGATAAGCTCGAAATTAGTAGACGCCTAGAAGCACAATATGAAAAAGAGCAGCAGAAACAACAGCTGTTAACCCTGCAGTTGGCCTCCGAGAAAAAAGAGCAGCAAATTCGGCTGATGAAAACCTTGGGGTTACAACAGCAACAAGAATTGGAGAATTTAAAACTCTCCGAGGAGAATCAGCGAAAAAAACTAGAAATCAGTCAGCTGGAAACCGAGACACACGCACAAGCATTGAAATTGTCTCAGTTGGAAAATGACAACAAGTTGTTGGATATTCAACACTTCAAGAAAACATTGTCCTATCAAGAAAAGGTCAATTCCTACTTTTTAGCCTTAGCCTTGGTGTTTGCTATCCTCCTTTTTGTACTGCTCTATGTATACAAACAGCGTACAAAGAGTATGAATCAACAAAAAGAGCTCTATAATCTAGCATTGGAAAAAGAAAAGCAACATGCTAAAATTGCCACGCTAACGGCTTTATTGGATGGGCAGGAACAAGAGCGCGCGCGTTTGGCTCGAGATTTACACGATGGTTTAGGAGGATTACTTTCTGGAACGAAGATTCAATTGAGTACCCTACACCACAAAATCACAGATGCCAACAAAATAGAAATGACAAAATCAATTGAGCATCTAGATAATGCAGTAGATGAACTAAGACGTGTAGCTCATAATTTGATGCCCGATTTACTGCTTAAATACGGATTAGAAGAAGCATTAAAAGAATACGCCAATCGCATGTCTACCGATCAATTGGATATTAACGTTCAATTCTTGGGGTATACCCAAACCTTGGAGCAAGACAAACAATTGTTGGTTTATCGCATTATTCAAGAATTGGTTAACAATGCCCTTAAACATGCAAATCCACAACAAATTATTATACAACTTGTTGAAAACGAGAATTCCTATATGGTTACCATTGAAGATGACGGTTGTGGTTTTGAGTTAACCCAAGCCCAACAAACCCAATCCGCCGGATTACACAACATTCAGTCGAGGGTACAATTCCTCAAAGGAGAGTTGCACATTCACTCAGAATTAAACCTTGGAACAAGTATCGATTTTCAATTCCCAAAACAATAA